Below is a genomic region from Bacillus spongiae.
AATGGGAGATGCATCAGTAAAACAATACTTCGAAACGATTATTATCGAAGCAGAAGTTGATACAGACGAGTCTGAGGAAAGAATTCAAGAGCTTAAAGAAAAGACAGATTCAAGATGCCCGGTATTTAACATCTTAAAAGATACAAACTTCATTAATATTCAATCAACATGGAGAAAGAAATAACGATTTGGAGAAAGAATAGAAACAAGAACCCCTTATGAAGAGAGGGGTTTTTATTATATACAAGTTATTTACTAACGAAATCATGTTACGGTGTCGGTATATGTAAGCTACCTAACAGTTTTATTAGATTGTGAAGGTTATACTAATTTTGAAAACGGTAATAGGAATGAAAGCCTATTGTAAAGCCGTGATGCCTACTAGTTGTTATGTAGGATACAAAGGAGAAATGTAAAATGAGTATTGAAAAAATATACGATGTGATTATTATTGGGGCAGGTCCAGCTGGCATGACTTCAGCTGTGTACACGTCCAGAGCGAATCTTTCGACGTTAATGATCGAAAAAGGAATACCAGGTGGGCAAATGGCGAATACCGAAGAGGTCGAAAACTATCCTGGATTTGACCGCATTCTTGGTCCGGACCTTTCCAATAAAATGTTTGAACATGCCAAAAAATTCGGAGCAGAATATGCCTACGGAGATATAAAAGAGATCGTTGATGAAGGTGAGTACAAAGCCATCAAAACATCGTCAAGGGTATATAAGGCTCGCGCTGTTATTATCGCAACAGGTGCCGAATATAAAAAGCTAGGTGCTCCCGGTGAAAAGGAACTAGGAGGTCGAGGTGTTTCCTATTGTGCCGTCTGTGATGGAGCTTTCTTTAAGGACAAGAACCTAGTTGTCGTTGGTGGCGGAGACTCTGCAGTTGAAGAAGGCGTTTATCTCACTCGTTTTGCGAACAAAGTAACGATTGTCCATCGCCGAGATGAGCTTCGTGCTCAAAAAATCCTACAGCAACGAGCATTTGACAATGAAAAAGTAGAGTTTATCTTTAATACTACCGTTAAAACCATTAATGAAAAAACAGGTAAGGTTGGGTCGGTCACACTTGTTTCGACAGAGGATAACTCTGAACGAGAATTTGAGACAGATGGTGTATTTATCTATGTGGGAATGCTCCCTCTAACCGCTCCATTTAAGGATCTTGGTATTACTAATTCAATGGGGTATATTGAAACCAATAGTCAAATGGAAACAAAAATCAAAGGTATTTTTGCAGCAGGTGATGTCCGCGAGAAAACGCTGCGTCAAATTGTTACTGCAACAGGAGATGGAAGTATAGCTGCACAAAGTGCTCAGCACTATGTGGAAGAACTTATGGAGAAATTAAGAAACTAAAGATGACATCTTGGGCATTTCTTCTTATTGAAGAAGTGCTTTTTTTACTTGCGAAACCTGACCATTTACTTGCAGAATTTCTCCTTTTACTTGCAAAACTAACCCATTTACTTGTAGAATTTCTCCTTTTACTTGCAAAACTAACCCATTTACTTGCAGAATTTCTCCTTTTACTTGCAAAACTAACCCATTTACTTGTAGAATTTCTCCTTTTACTTGCAAAACTAACCCATTTACTTGCAGAATTTCATTAACTCCTTCACTCGTTTAAGAAGGGAAGTATTCCATCGGTTCCGTACAATGAACATAATCATTTTTCTTATAATAATTTATCGCTTCATCACTCGGCCAAACAATAACAAACTCAAAATTATTCTCTTTAATCCATTTATTGATTAAACTTAATACTTTGCTCCCAACTCCCCCATTTCTATATTCTGGAATAGTATATACATTTGTCATATATGCAAATGGATGAGTAACTTTACCAGGTCTTGGTACCTTTTGTATCAATTCTATGTAAATATGTGAAACAATTTTATTCTCAACCTCTGCAACCCAAATAAACCACTGCTTGCTATTTAATGCACTCTCTAAAAAAGTTTGACATTCAATTTCAAACTCTTCGTAAGATTCGCCTTTTTTACTCTCGTCAAATTCAATGGTATTATCCCACCTCATTTTAATTAACTGTTTAATATCTTTTGCTTCAGCAAGTCTGAATTTCACGTAATCACCTCTTTAATCATTCATGCTCCGCAAAAAATGCCACGAAAATGAACATGTTTTTTTATATATAATACCTTAATAGGATAATTTGTCCATATCTATTTTAACAGCCTCAACCTTGTTCTTTTCTCATATATTGTTGCTATTTCTTCACTTTCCGTCAGAACATTTAAAAGTGGCCCAATAAGCACGGGCTAATCGTTTAACTGTTTTAACTCATAACCTGCACTGTCTAATTCTGCAACTAACGTTTTCTATCCTCCCCCATATTTTTGATGTAAGCTTCCTTACATTTAAGAAAAAATAAAAAGAGTACAATGAAATAAGTGTTGGAAAACTTAATAAAAGAAGGTGGATGGAAGATGATTTTATATATAATGCCAAGCTGCTATAAATGTGAGGAAGTGTTACAATTGTTTTCGAAACTGAATATACAGGTGAAGGTTGTGAATATTTTTGATCGCATTGAAGACAATCAACAGCTTACGTTTGATAAGGGCTTACCTGCACTTGAATTAGATAATGAATTATTAGATTATGATAAGATTATGAAACGATACAAAGATGAGGTGTAGGTATGGATAAATTAGTCCTTCTTTCCCAAATTAATTTACTAGATGAACTACCAGAGGAAGATTTGAAGAAAATTGATGAGTTGACTTTAACCGCTCCTATTAAGAAAGGAACCATTATTTTGAGTCCAACCCAACAAATAAGGTCCCTTTTTTTTCTAAAAAAAGGTCAAGTTCGTCTATACAAAATGTCATCCGCAGGGAAGGAATTCACGCTTGACTTACTAAGTGAGGGAAACGTGTTTGGAGAAACTACTAGTTTTTCTTTAACGGATACGGATATCTATGCTGAAACAATGGTGGATTCTTTTGTTTGTACTCTCTCGAAAGACCGGTTCGAGGAATTTATCCGTCAAAATCCAGATATTGCAATAAAACTTATTACCATTTTAACTTCAAAGCTAAAGGAATTATATCAAATTACTGAAAGCATCGCCTATCGTGATGTGAAGAATAGAATAGTCCTTCTTCTCATGCAATTAAGTACTCGGTTTGGTGTCCGAAGTGGAGAGTGGCAAACCGTAGGAGTAAAAATAACACAGCATGACATTGCCAGTATGATTGGCTCCACCAGAGAAACTGTTAGTTTATTTTTAGGAGAATTAGAAAAGGAACAAGTCATCATAAGAAAACCGTTAAAAATCAATACAACCTTGGCAAAAGAATTATATGAAATAGAGGAAGGATAAACATTCATGAATCAATTTATGAATTAAATTAATTCTCAAATCCTGCATACACCACAAGGTTATAAAAATACATTTCCCTGAATTGTGAGATGAGTAGCAGCAAAATGACTTAATAATAGGATTCTTAAATAGCTTTCATTTGGGTGTTTCTTTATACCTCAATATCTTCTCCAAAAACCCAGCATTGGAGTATTCCCCTATTCACTAGTTTAAACAGGGCCCGAAGTACAATTTATAAAAACAGGGCCCTCGGGTGATACCCTTGAATCTAATCCCCTACTAATTACACAAAATCGTTATACTAATTGGCTGTTGGTTTGGAATAAAATTTGATCAAATTGAATCCTTCTCCTGAGAATTAATTGTTTGTCAAAAGGTTAGGCCTGTTTGAGGGAAACATCTTAGTCAAGCGTAATCGTATGTAAATGGACGCTGCCTCACATCGTTCATATTATGCATAAAACACATCTGATCAAAATGAAATAATTATTAGCCACCGTTTGTTCTATTATATACTAGTAAATCTTCTAAATTGTCTCGAATTCAAGTCTTCAAGATAATGGCCCCTAAATAAAAATGACGCTAATCTGAATTTCAGATTAGCGCCTGATAGCTGAAGACTCAAATTCGAGAGAACATGTATTATGTTCTTCGATCAAAGCCCCCTTAAATTGAACAAGTTAAATCATAAGGCTTGATTTGTTCCGTGTAAATAATTTATGAAATCATCTTTAAAAAAGGCGTGTAAGACACAAGACTGCTTCTCTTTTTCTTCTAAGACTGCGTGTTCCTCTGGAAATTCATTTTCTACATACAACCTTATAAAAGGTAATTTTTCTTGTGCTTTTTGTGAGCGTATATTTATTTTCCTAGCACCAGCAAAGACCTTTTCCAACCCTAAATCTTCAAAAGCAATCTTTAGAATAACTATTTTTGAGGCTTCATTATATCCTTTTCCCCAATAGTCAAACCCAATCCAAGTCCCAACATGACAAGATTTTTTCTCATTATTTATGGACATTAAAGTTGTGATGCCAATCACATTTGAATTTTCATCAAGTATAACCCGAGAAAGAGTTTTACCTTCTTGTTCTTCTTGTATAACGGACTTAATAAATTCTTTGGTGTTATCAATGGAACCATCAGGAAGCCCCAAGGCTTCCTTAACTGGTTTAGCAGAAGATAGTTCATAAATACATTTACAAAAATTCAAATTATGTTTCACTAATTCAACAGATGCCATTATAATATCCCCTATCTTGTAAAATGGTCGTTATTCAATTTAACTGCCCTATTCTTAAATATAAGTAGATCTTGTTTTTATTTTGAAATTGAATGAACATGAACGCTCTGACCACCTAGAATCACTTTTTTCTCTAATTTCATCTCAAGTTTATTGGCAACCTTTTTGGAAGCTTCATTGTCAGGCTGAATTAGTGCAATAAATTTTCTTTTTCCAAGATTACTATATCCATAATCCATTAGTGATTTTGCTGCTTCTGTCGCATAGCCTTTTCCCCAATATTTACGAGAAATCCAATACCCTATTTCAAGTTCTTCAGCTCCATCAACTGTTTGGGGAACTAGCCCCGCATGTCCAATTGGATTATTATTTTCTTTTTCCTCTAAGACCATTAACCCTAAGCCTGTACCAACTTTATATGTACTATAAATCCAATCTAAAAACTTTTTAGTACCTTCTTTATCTCTTGTCTTGCCTTCGCCTATATACCTGACCATTTCTGGGTCTGATAGTAAAGAAAAAAGAAAATTAATATCTTCTTCATTATATTTACGAAACTGTAACCTTTGTGAAATTATCCTCACTAGTACCACCTTTACTTGCTCAATATTTCGGACCTTTAGCTCACCATTATTTCAAATATAGATATATATAACAACCTCCTAGTTCCACAATCTGGATATACAAACAAACGCACTATACAATGAGTGTGCCTGATTGTTGAAGATCATTTATCTATTGAACAGTAGCCTTGTACTGTACAGTAATTCTAACTTTTCAAAACATTAATTATGTTCCTGAATACCATATGGCACGAGACTTCATTTGATATGTCTACGTTTAACCAAGCATATCGAGAAGTCTTAATGAATAGCATTCTTATTACTCTTAGAATAACTACACTTAGGAAACCCTTTACATCCATAAAAAACTCCATACTTACCTTTTTTTTCTATAAGCGGTTTTCCGCATTTCGGGCAGACCTTTGATATGTTTCCCGATAAAGCCCCCACCTCTCGCTTCTTTTCCTGTGTTGTAAATTTCATTTTTTTGACTTCAGCAGTTCGAATTGCAGGTGCCAGAACTGACTCTGTATTTTCAAAACATGTTAGCATTGTCATCAAATTATCCGATGATATCTCATTATTAACTGTATCGCGTGCAACTTTCACAGGCTTACAACTCCATACTTCCTTATCTCCAATAATATATAGACGGTATTTAGCTCTTGTGGCTGCCACATTCACAATATTTTTATTTACCCAGTTTGCCGCCTTTACAGATGATTTATCGCAACCAAGCAAGAATATAACCTCATCTGTTCCTTGTCCTTGGAATGTATGAACAGTGCCGATATTTTTATCTTTTAACCATTTGCTTACACGAGG
It encodes:
- the trxB gene encoding thioredoxin-disulfide reductase encodes the protein MSIEKIYDVIIIGAGPAGMTSAVYTSRANLSTLMIEKGIPGGQMANTEEVENYPGFDRILGPDLSNKMFEHAKKFGAEYAYGDIKEIVDEGEYKAIKTSSRVYKARAVIIATGAEYKKLGAPGEKELGGRGVSYCAVCDGAFFKDKNLVVVGGGDSAVEEGVYLTRFANKVTIVHRRDELRAQKILQQRAFDNEKVEFIFNTTVKTINEKTGKVGSVTLVSTEDNSEREFETDGVFIYVGMLPLTAPFKDLGITNSMGYIETNSQMETKIKGIFAAGDVREKTLRQIVTATGDGSIAAQSAQHYVEELMEKLRN
- a CDS encoding Crp/Fnr family transcriptional regulator, with the translated sequence MDKLVLLSQINLLDELPEEDLKKIDELTLTAPIKKGTIILSPTQQIRSLFFLKKGQVRLYKMSSAGKEFTLDLLSEGNVFGETTSFSLTDTDIYAETMVDSFVCTLSKDRFEEFIRQNPDIAIKLITILTSKLKELYQITESIAYRDVKNRIVLLLMQLSTRFGVRSGEWQTVGVKITQHDIASMIGSTRETVSLFLGELEKEQVIIRKPLKINTTLAKELYEIEEG
- a CDS encoding GNAT family N-acetyltransferase; amino-acid sequence: MASVELVKHNLNFCKCIYELSSAKPVKEALGLPDGSIDNTKEFIKSVIQEEQEGKTLSRVILDENSNVIGITTLMSINNEKKSCHVGTWIGFDYWGKGYNEASKIVILKIAFEDLGLEKVFAGARKINIRSQKAQEKLPFIRLYVENEFPEEHAVLEEKEKQSCVLHAFFKDDFINYLHGTNQAL
- a CDS encoding GNAT family N-acetyltransferase, with the protein product MKFRLAEAKDIKQLIKMRWDNTIEFDESKKGESYEEFEIECQTFLESALNSKQWFIWVAEVENKIVSHIYIELIQKVPRPGKVTHPFAYMTNVYTIPEYRNGGVGSKVLSLINKWIKENNFEFVIVWPSDEAINYYKKNDYVHCTEPMEYFPS
- a CDS encoding GNAT family N-acetyltransferase, which translates into the protein MRIISQRLQFRKYNEEDINFLFSLLSDPEMVRYIGEGKTRDKEGTKKFLDWIYSTYKVGTGLGLMVLEEKENNNPIGHAGLVPQTVDGAEELEIGYWISRKYWGKGYATEAAKSLMDYGYSNLGKRKFIALIQPDNEASKKVANKLEMKLEKKVILGGQSVHVHSISK